Proteins encoded by one window of Lactococcus allomyrinae:
- a CDS encoding Bsp6I family type II restriction endonuclease, translating to MAYKKFGYIEIDDARIDATCDAYFKWKDLNTYIKNTSSRGMNMPDAISEPMGCYCLGYLWNRGSEVGDATDPITNKKIEFKATSKFEGDLSSFGPKTVFDNLVFLRFYLDENKLYIYDLNINSEEFGKYPANKTQTIQEQKAAGRRPHVSLQSLFVDAKNLQPDIIFDIRRCRIIEDNRH from the coding sequence TTGGCTTATAAAAAGTTTGGATATATTGAAATTGATGATGCCAGAATAGATGCAACTTGTGATGCTTACTTTAAATGGAAAGACCTAAACACCTATATTAAAAACACTAGTTCTCGAGGAATGAATATGCCTGATGCAATTAGTGAACCTATGGGATGTTATTGCTTAGGCTATCTATGGAATAGGGGCAGTGAAGTCGGTGATGCAACAGACCCAATCACAAATAAAAAAATTGAGTTTAAGGCAACATCAAAGTTTGAAGGAGATTTATCTTCTTTCGGACCTAAAACAGTCTTTGACAATTTAGTATTTCTGAGATTTTATCTTGATGAAAATAAATTATATATTTATGATTTAAACATTAATTCAGAAGAGTTTGGGAAATATCCAGCAAATAAGACTCAAACTATACAAGAACAAAAAGCTGCTGGAAGGCGTCCTCACGTGAGTTTACAATCTTTGTTTGTAGACGCAAAAAACTTACAACCAGATATTATTTTTGATATTAGACGATGTCGAATTATCGAAGATAATAGACACTAA